acacacatttttataatctGATCATTCTGGAAACCCAACTGAATATAAAATTGCAATCACACAGTGATACAATTATTACCCATTCTGCAGTCCCATTCCTCCCTGTATACAGAACTCTCAATTCAAAAGAGCACATTCAGCAAAGCCTTCGACAGATGGAAAGAGGCAGCACAGGAGAGTTTTATaccaagacagacagagagatgttaAATAGATAAAGGCAGGACATTGGTGTAGCTGTGCCGAAATTACAGACAGTTCCTCTTTCCCATCTCCAACTTCCTCCCGACAGAAGGAGCATGCatgtggagacagagagggagtcaCCAATGAGAGGGTGAGGGGGCACCCATTTAAAAcagaatctaaaatgtaaaaccctTCTCCACGCTGCTCAGCTCGTGAAATATTGAAATGGCTGTAGTCCACGGCAGGAACATCCTGCTGATATGTTTGATATTTTCGTGTGAAAATAAAAGGCCTCCGAGTTGAATTATAGATGACTGCTTCCTAATGACCTGTGAATGATGTAGAAAAATGATAAAGTAGAGCGGGACGACCTCTCTACCCTTGGAGGACAGATCGAGAGGAGCCAAAGGGCCCATTCACATTAATGAGCCTCACTGGTAAGGGTAATATGTGGGGGGACTTCTCTATTCACAGGAACAAATCAGCCAACAGATCCTGACATTGGGCGAAGCACACGATCCAGCATCCAAACCTGATATAGATGCTTCAATTAAGTTAATTGACCTCCACTGAAACCAGCAGCGGGGCCCCTTCCCGGGTTTGAGTTCCACACACATCCTCTTCGACTACTTTGTCTTCACAGTCATTAACCATGTGCAACTAGTGAGTTAATTAACGTGAGATGGTTCTGTGAAGTATATTCAGCCTGATTACATCGCTGTCAACATGCATCTTTAAGTGCCCAGTGGTTCCAGTTGAATTAAACATCAGGACAAGACTTGTGGAAGTATAACACCCCTTCAGCGGAtgtaattaaatcaaaatacaCGGGGAGACTACTGACAAGAGAAGAAGAATGGAACCAAAGACAGAATGGCAAAAACATCCCACTTGCTTGACACAGTCTTGAACACTGTACTCTGTTTTTGCTCATGTCGGTACATTCTGCAGCATTTAATTTGTTTCCACAGTTGAGCGGTCCAACTGAATGTAGAAGCAAGACCCTGTGAAAATACCAAACTCTACAGCCCAGTGCATCACGAATAGTTTggtgaaattatgaaaatgacTCTTTCAACAGAGAGGCAAGCCAAAGACAGCAAGTTGCTGGCCTTTGTGAAAGCgtggatgtgtgcgtgtgtgtgtgtgtgcgcgtgtgtgtgtgtgtgtgtgtgtgtgtgtgtgtttgtgtggggagGAAGGGAATCTAATGGAGACCAGCTGTTCTACTGAGGCCAGAACTCCATAGCCCAGGAAGAGGGCCGAGATGGTGGGCGAAAGCGAAGGAtatgatggagggagaggtggagagagagagagcgaaaggtagagggaggaggagacaaacagaaaaaagagGGCAGACACAGGAGaaaaggaggtggagagagggggagggagggagggagagggaaagagaggaaggcCAGTccaatgaggtactgattactCTAACTTTCCATGGTGCCATTTACTGGATTAACAAGAGTCAGGACAGAAGACAGAACAAAACCTCAGTAAGCAGATGAGAACAGATAGACTGATAGAGAGGGATAGAATCCCCTAATTAAATgcacagagagactgacagagatgGAATCATGGAGCCTGACTTTTTAAGAGGTGGGACGAAGAGACAAAGGGACCAAAAGGACGGGAGTTAGaggcagagggaaggaggtgggagggagggagggagggagagagagagggagagagggagaggcagagactgCAGGCAGGGTAGAGGGCGAAGAAAAGACAActaaagggagggagggagggagggagggagggagggagggagggagggagggagggagggagggagggagggagggagggagagagaagagagatttagagacagaggggagtgGCTCAAAATAATTGAATCGGTTATAGAACCCCTCACCATCTATGGTTCTGGCATTGACACACCAACCAATATCTGGCATTGATTATGGCAACCGAAACAGGACAAACACCAAAACAAGACAGCATGTAGAATCCTAACAAAGCTATCTCTGCCAACACTGAGAAAGGAGCCATAGTAAACCCTCCTAAAAGAAGACACCCTTTTAGGAGGGTTGAGAGATCAACCCAGAGATGAGTCCTGACCTCACAGAGCCCCGGGACAGAAACACAGTAACACCCAAACAAAtcatcacaaaaacaaatacactaTCTGAAACTGGAATATGGAGCAAATTGGAAAGCTACCAAAACAGCGACAATTTAAATTCACCTCAAACTAAGAAAAAGCCTAGACTATGTAGTTGGCAGGGAAGTCCTATTGTTCTTGCATTTGGTTGTGTAACCCGGTGAATGCTGTTTAATTGATGAAGTCTTCTAATTGGCTGGCAAGGTGATACTTATGAACTGTGACACCTCGGTGTGGCCACTGATTGGGTTAGAGGGAAGACAATGCCTGAACTGGGAATGAAAGTAGACACACGTTTGATTATGTTTTTGAGGAAGtgaaggaaaagagaggaaggagaggggtaAAAGGACGAGAGAcataaggagagaggaggagaggggtatgcagggagagaggaggagagaggtatgcagggagagaggaggagaggaggagggaggaagagatgtgccatgggagagaggaggaagagatgtggagagaggaaatgagaaggagggatggaaaaAGGGGgtgggaagaaagagagaaggagagatggaagaagtgggggagagaaacagagagagagggagagatagaagacgtgggggagagaaacagagagggggagagatagaagacgtgggggagagaggacacAGCAGTGATGAAAGATGAGAGAAATAGTCTGTGACAAACTTAGCAACACCAAAAAGACTGGTGGAGAAAAGAAGAAAGTGTTGATGAAAAAAGAGTCtcagagaagaagagagagagagacggagtgaTGGTTGACTGTATGTGCCTGTCTCTGTGCCTCGTACGTCCCCTTTGGGCTGGCCCAGTGACGGGCACATGAATCACCAAAATGGCACAGCCTGTCTACAGCCAATCACAATGTCTCTCTGACATGGGAGGAACGAAATAAAGGAAAAGCGACTCAACAGCAGAGTTAAAGGAAGGTCGGGGAATGACAACACCGGAGCAGATCAAAGGAGACATCAGAATGGACCGACTGGCTTCGTGGTGACAGGAAACGACATTGgaccgttctctctctctctctctctctctctccctctctctctctctctctctctctctcttcatctatctctctctctcccactctctcgcGCTGTCTCTATGTTtgtcaattcaattaaaatgttggatTTGAAGGGTTCTTTTGGCACGTgaaacatttgttcatgttgcCAAATCAAGTGGAAAATAACAAGGTTATAAAGTGgaaacagtctctctctctctctctctctcttttcttcagaGGTACAATTGAGAAACAGCAGAGAAGGGAAAAAATTGAAAGAAACAGTttgaaattaaaacatgaatCTGAAGCCCATAGTCTCTAAATGCTCACTTAACATCCTCCCTCTTGTTGCtatttttcctctctctgtctctttcattttccctttatccttttttttctttctctttctctctctttattgcCTGTATCACTTTCTCATTTCTATTCATAGATGCTGTTTTGTCTTTCCCTGCGTGAGGGTTGAATTGAGAAGGAAAAAATCTGATGATGTTGCTCTTCTGTACTTACTTGAAGTGGTTTTGTGGTTGATAGGGGAATCAAGAGGACGGATGTTGCTCTGCTTGCATACGCATGTTcgcgtgtttgtgtttatgtgttggtggcgtgtgtatgtgggggggggggggggttgtgagtACAGTGAATGTGGGAGGGCCTTTATCATGAAGCATGTGATGCGAGGTCAGTACAGCTGGGAATTAGAGCCCCTCTTCACCTCGTGATCACTCACACCAACTGGCTTTACAACGAATGTACGCCGCGGCTGACAGTTAATGCATTAACGCGCACAAACATTCACGTCTTTGATTCTTAAGCTGTTAATCGCATCCCGATGTCTTGACCGTGTGGAAAATACTGTATTGTAAGTGTGCCTTTTTCCCCCCTctatccactgtacatagtgCTACTGGTTTCTCTAAGCGGCTGCATTAacatgtctctctgttgtgGTGCTTTAACATCCAGTTGGGACCTTCAGAATTAGCCGGACAGTCAAAGCAAACAAGCATTAAAACCCATCACAGTTCAGCCAATGGATGTCAAGTCTTTCAGTGCCACATCCTGAGAGGGTCAGGTAAAGGGCTTGATTGGAGAAACACTGTTGGTGTACGGTAGGTGATGGTACTGGAGTCTGAAATCTGCTGGACTCGTCTTTCGAATCCACTTCAAGAGCTCTAGGAGGCTGCTGAATGTGGTACAACTTCCCCCAGGTTTACCAGTGGAGCAGGTAGATGCAGACCCATGTCAGACTGTGATGGAGGAGTTGTTTTGTTCTGACAGCTGATTTTGCCATCTCACCTGAGATTAAGGAAGATGATGAGAGTGTGTTGCATCCAGACATTTCAAAAGTACACAGTGGCATGAAAACCTTTTATCATCACCGTGATGGCGTCAGATGGTTTTGAGATTTACCTCAGTTAGCTGGGATTGAGAAAGCAGCATGGCATTGTACCTACAATAAAGAAATCGCAATAATCCTAAAactatattgaaataaaaagattCACTTAGCATACATGGGTtgttaattaattttaaaaGCGATAAATCACAGAGTTTGGAAGACTAAATACCTCTTTTACcaccaaaataatgtaataaatagaAGAGTTAATGCTTCTGGTTGACATCTACATGTTATAGACTTCTGATTCATCTCTGCTTGTCATGGAGCAAAGCCATTTTAAGGAATGGAAAGAAGAAGCAATAACTTTGAAAATGAAGAAAGTTTTCCAAATCGCATCAGTTTGATTGATTTTAGGGAAGTCAAAAAGCTGTGAGAAACCACACCAACATGTTTCTGATGATATTGAAATTTGGATTTAATGCATATTTTGTGATTTAGAAAGTAGCAGCTTTTATGTTTCTTTAAGAAATCGTATTTTTCCACTCCGGCTTCAGTCAAAATTAATGTTCAGTGTCTTCCTGCACAACATTCTACATTCCGCAGgatttaatattatattaagcTACATGAGAGGCCTAGCTGAGAGCAAAGCCAGCCCTACTTCCTGTCATCTTGACCTACTGAGATGTGTAGATGTCTAGAAAATGGAACTGGCTTAGCAAGTCTTCCAGTGTAGGCGTGCTAAACCACAAACATGAATGTCATCTCTGGTAAGCGGGATTCTTTTTTGAGAAGCGTCGTTTTGGTCATTGTGGGCAGCAGCGATCTAGCAGACGCACAGATGTGAAGTGGATAAGCATAttgttaaatatacagtacctttGTAGGGCTCACCCAACCCCTGTAAATCACCTGTACGCAATTATACCTTTGATGTGTTAAGGTCGTGTTTCTTAGTTTCTTATGACCACCGGCTGTCTTTCACCCCTGTGATCAGAGGTGCTGGTGTTTTCATAAACCTTGGGTTCTGGTGTTTGATTCGGAGGATATCTGTACAGTAGAACTATTGGTCAAGAATCTTGATCCAAGCAACTTAGATGCTTATAAAAAGATCcagatcaaatgttttttctcttttcttacaTCTGCCAGCTGCGGTTGGatattttcctctctctcccatgaGCTGATGGGACTATGGCTTGAAGGCCCTGGACTTTCTTTGTGTCCCTCCCATGAGCTAATGGGACCACACACTGTTTGCCTGTCTTCCTCTAATTGTCTGGATTAATAATGCCTAATGTATGCACCATTTTGTCATTCTCTTCCTCATTTTAGCCATCCATTAATTAATGAATACTGCTTGCCTGTATATCTCCTACAACTTCTTTAATACTCTCTGTCAGACAtcgtttaaaaaatacatttctgcacTTCGCATTCACAAATTATCTCAATAATCattcaatttcaataaaaaattctGCACATTGACAGGTTTGCTAGGCAGTTTTAAGTTGACACAATTATTGATACAGCTAAGCCTGGCCTATTTCAAAAAATTATACTGCTATAATGTATCATCACTTTCACGTTGTGGCCAAGACTAGGGATGACTaaataaatacttgttctcctggAGAAAAGCTGCTCAGGGACCAGTTAGAGAAGGCAATAACTCTTGAAAACTGGAAACGCTTTCTGTGCAACACTTCCAAATGACGTAAGTTTAAccatttttaatgaaaatagaAGCTGTAAAAGTGACCCAACGTGATTTGTGTAGATAAAAATGTGGCTCTGTTTCATTTTCCACATGGATGAAATGCTGTCAGCTTTCACGGGGCTGATCAGCATTGACCCTTTAACAGcaacacctaaacacacattacaccctTTAAGAacaacacctaaacacacattacaccctTTAAGAacaacacctaaacacacattacaccctTTAAGaacaacacataaacacacattacaccctTTAAGAacaacacctaaacacacattacaccctTTAAGAacaacacctaaacacacattacaccctTTAAGaacaacacataaacacacattacaccctTTAAGAACATCACctaaacacacattacaccctTTAAGaacaacacataaacacacattacaccctTTAAGAacaacacctaaacacacattacaccctTTAAGAacaacacctaaacacacattacaccctTTAAGaaccacacataaacacacattacaccctTTAAGAacaacacctaaacacacattacaccctTTAAGaacaacacataaacacacattacaccttTTAACAGCTACCTAAACATACATAACATTCTCCCAACATGCTGAAGGGAATTAACCATATTTGTCCACTTCTCTTCCAGGGTCGCTCTGTATGTAAAATTGGTGAATTATCTGATCACAGAAAAATCCCAATTTGTCAGGACAACATGTTATGGGGAGAGGAGATATAGATCTTGCCTGTGTCCAGATTGCTGTGGTGAGAAAATCTTGGCTGTTGCAGCACAGATGCTTGTAGTCACGCGTCTCACCACGCGTCCGTACTTTTTCCCGCTAATGTTTTTGTTGCCGTTTTAAGGGAGGATGATTTCAGCATATCATTCACATTCTCGTAGCTAGCGATTAGCCCCCGTTGGACATTAATGGATTGCCTGTGCATGAGCTCAGGCCTTGAAGAACTGTTGGTGTTGTTCTTGGTGCAATTCGTAACGTTGTCAGGTTTAATGGCTCAGTGAAAGCTACTGCAGAGATCGGTTGACAACAACAGCGACCAGGTCATAAAACGGTCATTTGTACACACAGATCAGTTTTGCTTCAAGTtctcagaaagaaaaacaccaaCTAACCTGCCATCCCAACTCCCAATGTAGCTTGTTCTATTGATTGTATCAATCACAATGAATCAAGGCAGGTTTGGTGGGATTGTTGCACATCTCTCTCAaggctccctctctctgtctcccccaacGCTCTCTCTTACTCATTCTCTCTTATATTTATTGAGCTTTaatgaattttttatttcatatttactCTCAGGGGCTAGGATTATGAGATAACATACTGCAAGATTATTTTCCTAATCTTTTAATCAGTTgtgaatatttaaaatgtacatgtgaTTACTGCTATAGATGAaatgaatggggggggggttgtcggAGAGAAGAATGAAAGGGGGTGTGGAGGTGCAGAGGGCCAGTGGGAGTTGCGAGGAGTAGAATGGAAGTGGGTGGGGAggaacagagtgtgtgtgtgtgtgtgggggggggggtgttcaaGGTCTGGTCCTCGGGTCTACAGCTGTCTCTGACAGGAGACAAGGGTTGGGATGGGTTAGTTATGGGCTGAAGGGGCTGGGGGCTCCCTGCGTGTTGAATGTGAAGCTCACTGGTGCCTGGGGAGTGTGCCGAaagaggcgggggggggggggggggttgatgaCAGTGTGACCGactgatggtgtgtgtgtgtgtgtgtgtgttgggtgaaaggagggagagaggagacaagtCACTGGTAAGATGCCTTCCTGACCGTTTCCTTCACGACTTCCCCTCATCACTCGTCACCTTAATCAGCCCGAGAGGCCGGATCCCACAGTGGGGGGGTATAGACGATATTCTCAAATCCCGCAGATGGTTTTCAGAACTCAACGTCAGTCCCTCGAGTTTGGGGGGGAAAAAAGCCTTCTTTGGTGCAGGTATTGTGTTGAACAGCTGCAGGTTTAAAGTTCATCTTCACACATTCTCAGGACGTCCATTGGTGGGACTCTTGAGTGGGGTGCAGAAACAGCTGCAGGTAAAGACGCTAAGAACAGAATGTTGCCCGAGCGCCAGTCAAGCCTCGAACAAGGAATTCGGGACACCCCGTATCCATCTTCACCAGTCTTCTGGGGATTCATAAACAGCTTATcatcaatcatattttcttttacgCATTtccatcacttttttttttttattcctaatTTTTCACAGCTGTGAAATAGACGTCGCTAACCCAGATGAACATAAATTCACGGTATTAAAAAGAAACAAGACGTACGTGCATTCTTTTTATATGGTGAGATTTTAAACAGCCTGAGTTTTGGCCCCTGTTCTCCTGTTTTCCCATGCAACATTAGGGACCTCAGCTCCAGGACCTCAGCTCTAGGGCCTCAGCTCAGCTTGGTAGATATTTATACTCCAGTGCTGTGAATCATGCCAGGGGAATCACATTAGTGATGGCTGTTATTAGAGTCACTGCCAACACAGCCAGGCCTCTTCTCTGAACAGCTATTCCCAagatacacgcacacacacccacacacatacacacacacccacccatccacacacacacacacacatgcacacaaacccacacacacacacacatacgcacacacacccacccacacacccacccacacacatacacacacacatgcacatgtaaGGCCTGTCTGCAAGCAAGTGTGCTGCGGTTTTAGAGCAGTCTTGAAATTCTTTCACTCTACAGATGTCTCTCAATGAGAGTTGCTTTGAGTATTACGGCCATTTATAGTGTGTTATTTCCTCCGAAAGGGCCAGGGGTTCCTGGGATTTCTTGTTGGACGTACAGTAGTTTAGAGCTCTGAGATGAGCGGACTCACTTTGTTAGCCTTTGGCACTGTAGGCTGCTGTTTAGGAAAGCATTTGTCTTTCTGCTTTAAGGGATGGTTAAGGATATTGGCAATGGGGACTTCCATGTACTTTCATGATACAGTGGTTCTATGTGCAATGTCTGTATCCAGAACCTTGTAACGTACTTGTTTGCAAGGCCTAGGTTTGTCCTGTGGACTTCAAGACCCTGCGCCAGCATCTTATTTATTCAAACTGCATACTGGTTGATACAAATGGTGGATGGACATCTATAAAAtcatgaactatccctttaaggcaCGTTGGTGTACACCCCAAAGCAGTGACCCACAAAAGCATTCTTCTTCCGGTCTTGTGGTCTTTTGATTTGTTGTGCCCCATGGAGGCCTATGTTGTAAATCAATATCATCTCTCCCACGCCATCTTCCCTCTAACCCCAGAtctaacacgcacacacacacacacacacacacacacacacacactgagctagAGTCTCCCGGCAGCTGAGGGGATCAGCCACAAGACGTCCTGCAGCCCTGTCGAGTTTGTTCTCGCTCTGTTTAACGAGCCGCTGCGCCTTCATTTTCCACTTGGTTTGGTGCAGTGGAAGACTGCATCTCAAACAGAACCCGATTCCTAATAGAGCTGCTCTGTTTGTACCAGCATCCAATGGAGGGAGGCGAACACTGCCAACCCACAGGCACTtttcacccacccacccccccgccCACCCCCCCCTGCCCATACCCCCCACTTCTCCGGTCTCTCTTCTTGATTCTGTCTCTTTATTCTTTGCTAGTTTGCTCGttccaattgtttgttttttacttacatacatacatacaagttTTTTTGAGAAGCTATAATTCCAGGGTCCTATTCTTTCTGTTCTTCAcctttctttgttttcttcttcattaCCACATTTTTCTTCTGGTGTCTCTACTCATGTCAAGTGTTTAGTCTAACCCCAGTCAAAGTGCTGCGGTGTGTTGAGGCAGgctgttctctctccccctcgctcCTTCAGCCCcccgtctctttctctcactctccccctcgAAACCTTCCTCCAACCAGTGACATCACAGGCGTCAGCTGGTGCTGGGAAGGACATGAATATTCATGTCCGAGATAATTATGCACGTTGTCCTAATCCAGGAAGTGTGTGGGATGATAAAAGCTCCTGAAGATCACGTCTGCTCCactgacagaaaataaacaaataatcacTACTGCTGACAATCAGCCACAGAAATGAAAACACTCACATAAATGACTGTGAAATTGCAGGGACACTTGAGACTCCCCAAGCCCTATCTGATGAAGTTTGTTACGGATAGAGACTGTTACGCGCCGCAATTAACTGAAATATTGTCATAATTAATATAAAGAAAATTTAAATTAAGCAAATACACGTTTCTCAGAAGTCTTTGCTTGCAAACATCATAAATGGCAAACAGTGTTTAACCAATaaccaataaggcacaagggggtgtggtatgtgGCCGATGTACCGTAGCTACGATCTGTTACCATTGCAAttagtaaaaagtgatgtgacgTCATACCAGTTGTATACGGTCTTATATAGCACGACTGTTGACCAATCAGCATACCCCTGGTAATTAAGCTATAAGGCCTGTGGGGGAGAGAAGTATGGTAAAGAAAATCGGCATTGGTACATAACACCTATACCACAAAGCAACAAGATGTTCAATTGCTATTAAAAACTAATTACCATTAATTTTGCATAATTCTGGTGTTATTTGGCATGATAATCCATGActttcaaccaatcagcatccaGAACCCAAACTACCCAAGTTATTTCAGTCACATTTCCCTCCCAGAGATTAGTGGTTAGACCAAGGCGACTCTGGCGAGATAGGAGACAAGTCTCTTTCCTGTAATTGCATCAGGGTTTCGTTAacaataatgcaattaaaaGGCCCAGAAACGCAGAGGTACATAAGAAATTCCAGACTTTTCCCACAAGAACCGGAGGTATGTGGACGTCTCTTGGATTCCTCAATTATCTCCACTTAGTTAATCTTATCAGTGGAGAAGGTTCTGGGAGAGACTTGAGAAAAAGGCCCAACTGttgagagaaaaaataaactaaCTCCCAGCCGTTTGACCAGAACAGGCGGAGTGTGAATGGAAGGTGCAATGTCTGCGGCTCACTTTGTTTCTATGTCAAGGtcaaaaacaatcaaacatcCATCCGGTCATTTATAGTATTGTATTATCACAGGTACGCGGTCACCAGAGAAGTGACTGACGATACGCTGAACTGGTTCTCTATGGTCGAGGGGTTCTTACCTCAGAATGACTGCTATTGCAACACGTTGGCTGTTGCGGAGAACAACCCGGAGGCCGACCAATAGGACATGCCGGGAGACAGACCCCAGAGGACAGACGGCGCCTCGCTCCATCTTCCAAGGAGACAGACCAGACGCTTGACCTCATTAGTTATGGTAATGTTATGCGTGAAGGGTGGTTGGCGGCTGTGTGTCGTGGAGGACAGGACCCACTTCCGTCCCCAGCCCAGGCTCACTCTCTCCCTGGCCTACATTTAAACCCTGCACCTTTTGTCCTGGCGAGACTGTGCGGGACAGCGTCttagacacacagaaaaagGTCCATGCGTTAAGACACGGGAACCTACAACACAGGGCTTGTTGTTTAGtcgggaggggagggagaacaaCGGTTGGGTGAGTGGTCGAGATCGGCCCTGTTGTTGTCCCATTTCATTTATTGTTATGtctaaaacaatgtgtttagtCTACCAGTCAGCTGTGTGACAGTCCTCAGGGCTGGAACACACAATggctgaggaggagagagagactaagCCTTTAAACAGTGAAGCAAATCTACAAGAgaatgaaagaagaaaataatggcTACATTGGCAATCCATGTTTACTTGAGAAATCCAGCGTCTCCTAAAGAAACGCCTGGAGAACGTTGAGTAACCATTGGTACTCAGTGGTTCATGTTTCCAGCTCGGTTAATTGGTGGGGTTCTTGGAGAGGGATTTAATGTTTCAATTCAAGTTCCCAGAGGAGCTCTTGAGTGCAGACGTTGGTAAGTAGGGGTGTGACTCTGAGACCACCCCGTTGAAGTAAATGGGGTGATCTGCAGTTCTGCCATCGCACGTAGGGAAGGGAGGGacagaagagggatggagggatgcgGGACCTTtcctgggtcagaggtcagcaaTGACAGGAGCAGTCGCGAGTGTTAGTGCCACTGAAGAATCCTCAAAGCCCAGTTAACCCAagagctctgtctctctgtttgggCCAAAGCTCCCCGACACAGCCCTGATGCAGCTCCCCAATAAAGCCCTGATGCAGCTCCCCAACAAAGCCCTGATGCAGCTCACGGACACAGCCCTGATGCATCTCCCCAACACAGCCCTGATGCAGTTCCCCAACACAGCCCTGATGCATCTCCCTAACACAGCCCTGATGCAGCTCCCCAACAAAGCCCTGATGCAGCTCCCCAACACAGCCCTGATGCATCTCCCCAACACAGCCCTGATGCAGCTCCCCAACACAGCCCAGATGCAGCTCCCCAACACAGCCCTGATGCAGCTCCCCAACACAGCCCTGATGCAGCTCCCCAACACAGCCCTGATGCAGCTCCCCGACACAGACCTGATGCAGCtccccaaaacagccctgatgcAGCTCTCCGACACAGCCCTGATGCAGCTACCCGACACAGCCCTGATGCAGCTCCCCAACACAGCCCTGATGCAGCTCCCCAACACAGCCCTGATGCAGCTCCCCAACACAGCCCTGATGCAGCTCCCCAACACAGTCCTGATGCAGCtccccaaaacagccctgatgcAGCTCTCCGACACAGCCCTGATGCAGCTCCCCAACACAGCCCTGATGCAGCTCCCTAACACAGCCCTGATGCAGCTCTTCGACACAGCCCTGATGCAGCTCCCCAACACAGCCCTGATGCAGCTCTCCAACACAGCCCTGATGCAGCTCCCCAACA
The window above is part of the Esox lucius isolate fEsoLuc1 chromosome 4, fEsoLuc1.pri, whole genome shotgun sequence genome. Proteins encoded here:
- the LOC117594431 gene encoding putative uncharacterized membrane protein YMR173W-A; amino-acid sequence: MQLPNKALMQLPNKALMQLTDTALMHLPNTALMQFPNTALMHLPNTALMQLPNKALMQLPNTALMHLPNTALMQLPNTAQMQLPNTALMQLPNTALMQLPNTALMQLPDTDLMQLPKTALMQLSDTALMQLPDTALMQLPNTALMQLPNTALMQLPNTALMQLPNTVLMQLPKTALMQLSDTALMQLPNTALMQLPNTALMQLFDTALMQLPNTALMQLSNTALMQLPNTALMQLPKTALMQLSDTALMQLPNTALMQLPNTALMQLFNTALMQLPNTALMQLSNTALMQLPNTALMQLSNTALMQLFNTALMQLPNTALMQHPTGDDR